The Periplaneta americana isolate PAMFEO1 chromosome 9, P.americana_PAMFEO1_priV1, whole genome shotgun sequence genome contains a region encoding:
- the LOC138705665 gene encoding uncharacterized protein — translation MYLTILFLVSATAAASSPAVTPTPTSSPTTEAAHNSTTTMAGTSPHYVLLQQPLPRKVARNFQPSAGPTAVGSDAAKKKINYGVPEPYSFAYDKTKLSSKYSSAVPTTIKTDRSHDEDYYSQNMREMPLVSPNSRHGYGGHYEDHGEYGAVADDEELDHYSHGGADLYPHHHHHGHHHHHPVHHYVPPPAIYYPAHHHEKHDEYSKLGLLALAKIVLAKIKALGLFKIILLLLAKIPLIFLKIALKFFFLFKAVKLFKLLTFSALFPLILVPLIPLLFLPLLLLPLAPLLLIPLALPLLLLALLFLPIPVMTPMGNANRAADKKTTSRRRRDAGEVWRELDASDDFLMLTRTVLESQQCLERLACKMAARQDSGTYNSFILWLLEKVRAFAPSRLQDRLTSYIDAYRTGSKRSKMCVQKYTCDKPKFMVAHADTYYNLL, via the exons ATGTACCTGACGATCCTGTTCCTTGTGTCGGCCACGGCAGCGGCGAGCTCGCCGGCCGTCACACCCACACCCACGTCTTCTCCTACCACGGAGGCGGCACACAACTCCACGACAACAATGGCGGGTACCTCTCCGCACTACGTACTGCTGCAGCAGCCGCTTCCACGAAAGGTGGCGCGCAACTTCCAGCCATCAGCGGGCCCCACAGCCGTCGGGAGTGATGCTGCTAAAAAGAAGATAAACTACGGGGTACCGGAACCCTACTCATTCGCATACGATAAGACGAAACTGAGCTCAAAGTACTCCAGCGCCGTACCGACTACGATCAAGACAGACCGCAGCCACGACGAGGACTACTACTCTCAGAACATGCGTGAGATGCCACTAGTCTCACCCAACTCTCGTCATGGCTACGGCGGCCATTATGAAGATCACGGCGAATACGGCGCGGTAGCAGACGACGAGGAGCTGGACCATTACTCACATGGGGGCGCTGACCTCTACCCGCATCATCATCACCAcggccatcaccaccaccatcctGTACATCATTATGTGCCTCCGCCCGCCATATACTATCCAGCTCACCATCACGAAAAGCACGACGAATATTCCAAATTGGGACTACTAGCATTGGCCAAGATAGTGCTAGCCAAGATAAAGGCACTAGGCCTCTTCAAGATAATCCTGTTGCTTCTGGCCAAAATTCCTCTAATCTTCCTCAAGATTGCTCTcaaattcttctttctctttaagGCCGTAAAGCTGTTTAAGCTTCTCACATTCTCGGCGCTCTTTCCGCTCATCCTGGTGCCCCTTATCCCTCTACTTTTCTTGCCGTTGCTATTGCTACCGCTGGCGCCCTTGCTGCTCATTCCTCTAGCGTTGCCGCTGTTGCTTTTGGCGCTTCTATTTTTGCCAATTCCAGTCATGACGCCAATGGGCAACGCTAACAGAGCTGCAGATAAGAAGACAACATCGAGGCGCCGAAGGGACGCTGGGGAAGTTTGGAGGGAACTGGACGCTAGCGACGACTTCCTTATGCTGACGCGGACCGTGTTGGAGTCACAACAGTGCTTGGAACGCCTGGCATGCAAAATGGCGGCTAGGCAGGACTCTGGCACTTACAACAGTTTCATTTTGTG GTTGCTAGAAAAGGTCCGCGCTTTTGCGCCGTCCAGGTTGCAGGACAGATTGACGTCGTACATCGATGCCTACAGGACGGGCTCCAAGCGCTCTAAGATGTGTGTGCAGAAGTACACTTGCGATAAGCCCAAATTCATGGTGGCCCATGCAGACACCTACTACAACCTGCTTTGA